Proteins encoded within one genomic window of Cucumis sativus cultivar 9930 chromosome 3, Cucumber_9930_V3, whole genome shotgun sequence:
- the LOC105434799 gene encoding 60S ribosomal protein L15-1 codes for MGAYKYVSELWRKKQSDVMRFLQRVRCWEYRQHPSIVRVNHPTRPDKARRLGYKAKQGYVVYRVRVRRGGRKRPVPKGIVYGKPTNQGVTQLKFQRSKRSVAEERAGRKLGGLRVVNSYWINEDSTYKYYEVILVDVAHNAVRNDPRINWICNPVHKHRELRGLTSAGKKYRGLRGKGHLHHKARPSRRATWKRNNTLSLRRYR; via the exons ATGG ggGCGTACAAGTACGTGTCAGAGCTATGGAGGAAGAAACAGTCCGATGTGATGAGGTTTCTACAGAGGGTGAGATGCTGGGAATATCGACAACATCCATCAATTGTTCGTGTCAATCATCCCACTCGCCCAGATAAAGCTCGACGTCTTGGTTACAAGGCCAAGCAG GGGTATGTGGTTTACAGGGTCCGAGTGCGACGTGGTGGTAGGAAGAGGCCTGTTCCGAAGGGTATTGTGTATGGAAAACCAACCAACCAGGGTGTAACCCAGTTGAAGTTCCAGCGCAGCAAGCGATCAGTTGCAGAAGAACGGGCGGGGCGAAAGTTAGGTGGTTTGAGAGTTGTTAATTCATACTGGATTAACGAG GATTCTACCTACAAATACTATGAGGTGATTTTGGTTGATGTTGCCCATAATGCGGTTCGCAATGACCCGAGAATCAACTGGATCTGCAATCCAGTCCACAAACACAGGGAGCTCAGAGGACTCACATCAGCTGGTAAGAAGTACAGGGGTCTTCGAGGAAAAGGGCACTTGCACCACAAAGCCAGGCCTTCCCGCCGAGCAACCTGGAAGAGGAACAACACTCTCTCCCTGCGTCGATATCGATGA